One genomic region from Spirulina subsalsa PCC 9445 encodes:
- a CDS encoding HD domain-containing phosphohydrolase: MTALNSLNLIYDYEEFTTQFQDRLDLIEKLLATGTALSAIQDLGQLLHLILSKSREITYSDAGSIFLIDRSEEEPYLIFKVAQNDSLPRASFSEVALPISPESLAGYVAATGRSLNIPDAYALPTHLPYKLDRGFDQDFGYRTCSVIVLPMHNAEGELIGVLQLLNRKTSPHLLITPENAQEITRPYSDWEERILRSFASQAAISIERNILQKNIENLFEGFVRASVQVIEARDPTTSGHSERVADLTVQLAQEVNTIDLGPLWGFSFNAQQLQEIRYAALLHDFGKVGVPETVLNKRKKLYPEQLEVIRQRFAVAQRTLQMDCAERKFQHLINHPRVFHSPDKGGSCSHCQQLAELDADLQKAIATLQKYQAFIEHLNEPEALATEPFHALSEEALADLTALSQYHYRGIDGQLHPLLTPAELEQLLTPRGNLSNQERLLIESHVTHSYEFLKRIPWTKHLKEIPVIAYRHHETLDGSGYPEGLKGDQIPIQTQMLTVADIYDALTAADRPYRKPLPVPTVLRILREEAHKNKINQALVDVFIQRQVYQVLGHQVPEEG, translated from the coding sequence ATGACTGCCCTTAATTCCCTCAATCTCATATACGATTATGAGGAATTTACGACTCAGTTTCAAGATCGTCTAGACCTCATAGAGAAACTGCTAGCTACTGGAACAGCATTGTCTGCTATACAAGACCTAGGGCAGTTGTTGCATCTAATTTTAAGTAAAAGTCGAGAGATTACCTATAGTGACGCAGGTAGTATTTTTTTGATAGATCGTTCTGAAGAAGAGCCTTATTTGATTTTCAAAGTGGCTCAGAATGATTCCCTCCCCCGGGCATCTTTTTCTGAGGTTGCACTCCCAATTTCACCCGAGAGTTTAGCGGGGTATGTGGCGGCAACGGGGCGATCGCTTAACATCCCGGATGCCTATGCTCTTCCCACTCATCTCCCTTATAAACTGGATCGGGGATTTGATCAGGATTTTGGCTATCGGACTTGTTCGGTGATTGTCCTGCCCATGCACAATGCTGAGGGGGAGTTAATCGGGGTATTGCAACTCCTTAATCGCAAAACTAGCCCTCATCTGTTGATTACCCCGGAAAATGCCCAGGAAATCACTCGCCCCTATTCTGATTGGGAGGAACGGATTTTGCGTTCTTTTGCCTCTCAAGCGGCGATTTCCATTGAACGCAATATTCTACAAAAAAACATTGAGAACTTGTTTGAGGGCTTTGTGAGGGCTTCTGTGCAAGTGATTGAAGCCCGGGATCCGACGACTTCGGGGCATTCTGAACGGGTGGCGGATTTAACGGTGCAGTTAGCCCAAGAAGTGAATACAATTGATTTAGGGCCGTTGTGGGGGTTTTCTTTTAATGCTCAACAACTGCAAGAAATCCGCTACGCTGCCCTACTTCATGATTTTGGTAAGGTTGGAGTACCGGAAACGGTTTTAAATAAACGGAAAAAACTGTACCCCGAACAGTTAGAGGTGATTCGTCAGCGCTTTGCTGTGGCACAACGCACGTTACAGATGGACTGTGCTGAACGGAAGTTTCAACACCTGATCAATCATCCTCGGGTGTTTCATAGTCCTGATAAAGGGGGGAGTTGTAGTCACTGCCAACAGTTGGCGGAGTTAGACGCAGATTTACAAAAGGCGATCGCAACCCTACAAAAGTATCAAGCCTTTATTGAACACCTCAATGAGCCGGAAGCCTTGGCAACAGAGCCATTTCACGCCCTTTCTGAGGAAGCACTAGCCGATTTAACCGCCCTGTCTCAATATCACTATCGCGGCATCGATGGGCAACTGCACCCCCTGCTAACACCAGCAGAATTAGAACAATTGCTGACTCCTCGGGGGAATTTGAGCAATCAAGAACGTTTACTCATTGAGTCTCATGTTACCCACTCTTACGAGTTTCTCAAGCGCATCCCTTGGACAAAACACCTGAAAGAAATCCCCGTCATTGCCTACCGTCACCATGAAACCTTAGACGGGTCAGGCTATCCTGAAGGATTGAAAGGGGATCAAATTCCCATTCAAACCCAAATGTTAACCGTTGCAGATATTTATGATGCCCTGACGGCGGCAGATCGTCCCTATCGTAAACCTTTACCCGTGCCTACCGTTCTGCGCATTTTACGGGAAGAAGCCCATAAGAATAAAATCAATCAGGCTTTAGTGGATGTGTTTATTCAGCGCCAAGTGTATCAGGTTCTGGGGCATCAAGTCCCCGAAGAGGGCTGA
- a CDS encoding metal ABC transporter solute-binding protein, Zn/Mn family, translating into MRHLEKLLFCGLLLLSGCNAQPTSDSDKPYVVATSTILADLTQEVARDKIELKSILKPGEDPHVYEPVPQDSIALERADLIFYNGYDLEPALIRLINAAGIRAKKIAVAEQITPLMDEAENLPDPHVWGDAKNGIIMVEVIRDALIELLPGKAENLRQNAQGLIEQLEALDQWILAQIATIPPENRKLVTTHDAFAYYAEAYGLEILGTLIGVSTEEQPSAQTLSQLANEVRGQNIPTVFAETTINPALMDTLAQESGAVLSSQQLYSDSIGAAGSAGDSYINMLVANTTAIVEGLGGTITPFAPN; encoded by the coding sequence ATGAGACACTTAGAAAAACTCCTGTTTTGTGGACTGTTGCTGTTGAGTGGGTGCAATGCACAACCCACTTCAGACTCAGATAAACCCTATGTGGTGGCCACCAGTACCATTTTGGCAGATCTGACCCAAGAGGTCGCGAGGGACAAAATTGAACTGAAAAGTATCTTAAAACCGGGGGAAGATCCCCATGTTTATGAACCCGTCCCTCAAGATAGTATTGCCTTAGAACGAGCGGATTTAATTTTCTATAATGGCTACGACTTAGAACCGGCTTTAATTCGGTTAATTAATGCCGCCGGGATTCGGGCTAAAAAAATCGCAGTGGCTGAACAAATTACTCCGTTAATGGATGAGGCAGAAAACTTGCCCGATCCCCATGTTTGGGGAGATGCGAAAAATGGGATCATTATGGTGGAAGTCATTCGGGATGCTTTGATTGAATTATTGCCCGGAAAAGCCGAAAATTTACGCCAGAATGCTCAGGGTTTAATTGAACAATTAGAAGCACTGGATCAATGGATTTTAGCCCAAATTGCCACCATTCCCCCGGAAAATCGAAAGTTAGTGACGACCCATGATGCTTTTGCCTATTACGCAGAAGCCTACGGTTTAGAAATACTGGGAACCTTAATTGGGGTCAGCACAGAAGAACAGCCCAGTGCGCAAACATTGAGTCAATTGGCGAATGAAGTTCGTGGGCAAAATATCCCTACTGTGTTTGCTGAAACGACGATTAATCCGGCATTAATGGATACCTTAGCCCAGGAATCAGGGGCGGTTTTGTCGTCACAACAGTTATATTCTGATTCTATTGGGGCGGCAGGTAGTGCGGGGGATAGTTATATTAATATGTTGGTGGCGAATACAACGGCAATTGTGGAAGGTTTGGGGGGAACTATAACTCCTTTTGCACCCAATTAA
- a CDS encoding metal ABC transporter ATP-binding protein yields MSQITIENLGVQYRSFEALRQVSCVVHSGRLTGMIGPNGAGKSTLLKAMLGLIPAEGTPVLYGGQPLHRQLEKVAYVPQRSQIDWTYPATVWDVVMMGRVKKTGWLRRFSVTSRHRAYEALVRVGMEKFCDRPIGQLSGGQQQRVFLARSLAQEAEIFCFDEPFVGVDQKTEVVLFQIFRELADQGHVVLVVNHDLGESITHFDDLILLNKEIVAADVRENVLNESNLNRAYGGKVSFFSGSSLQAA; encoded by the coding sequence ATGAGCCAGATCACGATTGAAAATTTGGGCGTACAGTACCGTAGTTTTGAGGCCTTGCGTCAGGTTAGCTGTGTGGTGCATTCAGGACGCTTAACGGGGATGATTGGCCCCAATGGGGCGGGGAAGAGTACGCTGTTAAAGGCGATGTTGGGGTTAATCCCGGCCGAGGGAACCCCTGTTTTGTATGGGGGGCAACCGTTACACCGTCAACTAGAGAAGGTGGCCTATGTTCCCCAACGGAGTCAGATTGACTGGACTTATCCCGCGACGGTGTGGGATGTGGTGATGATGGGACGAGTGAAGAAAACCGGGTGGTTGCGGCGCTTTTCAGTCACCAGTCGCCATCGGGCTTATGAGGCTTTGGTGCGGGTAGGCATGGAGAAATTTTGCGATCGCCCCATCGGACAACTTTCGGGAGGACAACAGCAGCGCGTCTTTTTAGCCCGATCATTAGCCCAAGAAGCCGAAATATTTTGTTTCGATGAACCCTTTGTGGGAGTAGATCAAAAAACCGAGGTCGTTTTATTCCAGATTTTCCGAGAATTAGCCGATCAAGGTCATGTCGTGTTAGTCGTGAATCATGATTTGGGGGAATCGATTACCCATTTTGATGATTTAATTTTATTGAACAAGGAAATTGTCGCCGCCGACGTGCGGGAAAACGTCTTAAACGAAAGCAACTTAAACCGCGCTTATGGGGGGAAAGTCTCCTTTTTCTCTGGATCTTCTTTACAAGCTGCCTGA
- a CDS encoding metal ABC transporter permease: protein MNALLEPLQYSFMQRSLIVAVIVGMLCAVVGCYLLVQRLALLGDAISHSVLPGLALAFLTETNLFVGAFIAGIISTLCINLIHTRSNIKEDAAMGIVFSAFFALGIILITTIQRENKIDLNHFLFGNILTATFSDVRDTLIIAVLVLLGVGLLYKELLFYSFDKLGAQAVGLPVKLLDLSLMVLIGMTIIASLKAVGVILVLSLLITPAATAYLLVKRLHQMMFIGVGVGVISSISGMYLSYFYNLPSGPAIVLVATGLFILAFLFSPSQGLLTVNSKK, encoded by the coding sequence ATGAATGCCCTGCTTGAACCCCTCCAATATAGTTTTATGCAGCGATCGCTCATTGTCGCGGTTATCGTCGGTATGCTTTGCGCTGTCGTCGGTTGCTACCTCTTAGTGCAGCGTTTAGCCCTCCTTGGGGATGCCATTAGTCATTCCGTCTTACCCGGTTTAGCCCTTGCCTTTTTAACCGAAACCAATCTTTTTGTCGGGGCCTTTATTGCCGGAATTATTAGCACCCTTTGTATTAATTTAATTCACACCCGTTCTAACATCAAAGAAGATGCCGCTATGGGGATTGTTTTCTCCGCCTTCTTCGCCCTCGGAATTATCCTCATTACCACCATTCAACGAGAGAACAAGATAGACTTAAATCATTTCCTCTTCGGCAATATTTTAACCGCCACCTTTAGCGATGTACGGGACACCCTAATCATTGCCGTTTTAGTTTTATTAGGGGTGGGTCTATTATACAAAGAACTACTATTTTATTCCTTTGACAAACTCGGCGCGCAAGCCGTAGGTTTACCCGTTAAATTACTAGATTTAAGTCTAATGGTCTTGATTGGCATGACCATTATTGCCAGTTTAAAAGCCGTTGGTGTTATTTTAGTTCTCTCCCTATTAATTACCCCCGCCGCCACCGCTTATTTATTGGTGAAACGACTCCATCAGATGATGTTTATCGGGGTAGGAGTCGGGGTAATTTCTAGTATTAGTGGGATGTATCTAAGTTATTTCTACAATCTCCCCTCCGGCCCCGCCATTGTATTAGTCGCAACCGGATTATTTATTCTCGCCTTTCTCTTCAGCCCCAGCCAAGGACTTTTAACGGTAAACAGTAAGAAATAG
- a CDS encoding mannose-1-phosphate guanyltransferase, whose translation MRAVLMAGGSGTRLRPLTCDLPKPMVSILNRPIAEHIINLLKDNGITEVIATLHYLPDIMRDYFQDGSDFGVQMTYAVEEDQPLGTSGCVKNIAELLDETFLVISGDSLTDFDLRAAIAFHKAKRSKATLILTRVPNPLEFGVVITDSQQRICRFLEKPSTSEIFSDTVNTGAYILEPEVLDYLPVNEESDFSKDLFPLLLQRGEPMYGYIAEGYWCDIGNLDTYRQAQYDGLDGKVHLQIPYEEKTPGQWIGQNTYIDPSAKIERPVLIGSNCRIGPRVHIEAGTVLGDNITVGADADLKRPIIANGAIIGEEAHLRACVISRGTRVDRRSHILEGAVVGSLSTVGEEAQISPGVRVWPSKKIESGAILNINLIWGTMAQRNLFGQQGVSGLANIDITPEFTVKLGAAYGSTLKPGSMITVSRDQRPISRMVSRSLIAGLMSTGVHIQNLESTAIPVARTVIPTLSVSGGIHVRLHPDRPDYILIEFFDKQGINISKAKEKKIEGTYFKEDIRRMPIADIGTMTYASQVLDLYSRCFERQLNVAAVQNSRAKVVIDYVYAVTGAILPRLLAKFGCDAVVLNASLSQTAVSNEERENLLIQLGHVVEAVRANFGVQVSANGEQLILVDEAGLPIRGETLTALMVNMIMTAHPRSTVVVPVQTSSAVEKIARRHDGRVIRTKASPTALMEAARANHNVVLGGSGEMGFIFPSLHPGFDAMFCIAKLIEMLTIQERSLAQIRAELPKVCHKNYTMRCPWTVKGALMRHLVETHAPENLELIDGVKIVNRQNDSWILILPDAGEPLVHLYANSDDRDWVDRVLLEYRQRVQGFIDQEEGVDLLQLG comes from the coding sequence ATGCGTGCAGTGCTGATGGCGGGCGGTTCTGGGACTAGACTACGCCCTTTAACCTGTGATCTCCCCAAACCGATGGTATCCATCCTCAACCGTCCCATCGCCGAACATATCATCAACCTACTCAAAGACAACGGCATCACCGAAGTAATTGCCACCTTGCACTATCTCCCCGATATTATGCGGGACTACTTCCAAGACGGGAGCGACTTTGGCGTACAGATGACCTACGCCGTAGAAGAAGATCAACCCCTTGGGACTTCGGGTTGTGTAAAAAACATTGCCGAACTATTAGACGAAACCTTTCTGGTCATCAGTGGCGATAGTTTGACCGATTTTGACTTAAGGGCTGCGATCGCCTTTCATAAAGCCAAACGCTCCAAAGCCACCCTTATCCTAACCCGCGTCCCCAACCCCCTAGAATTCGGAGTCGTCATCACCGACAGTCAACAACGGATTTGTCGCTTCCTCGAAAAACCCTCCACCAGCGAGATATTTTCCGATACCGTCAACACCGGAGCCTACATCCTAGAACCCGAAGTCCTAGACTATCTCCCCGTCAACGAAGAATCCGACTTTTCCAAAGACCTCTTCCCCCTCCTCCTCCAACGAGGAGAACCCATGTATGGGTACATCGCCGAGGGCTATTGGTGCGACATCGGCAACCTCGACACCTACCGTCAAGCCCAGTATGACGGCTTAGACGGCAAAGTTCACCTACAGATTCCCTACGAAGAAAAAACCCCCGGTCAATGGATTGGTCAAAACACCTACATTGACCCCAGCGCCAAAATCGAGCGCCCCGTTCTCATTGGTAGTAATTGCCGCATTGGCCCCCGCGTCCATATTGAAGCCGGAACCGTCCTCGGCGACAATATCACCGTCGGAGCCGATGCCGACCTGAAACGCCCCATCATCGCCAACGGCGCAATCATCGGCGAAGAAGCCCACTTAAGAGCCTGTGTCATCTCCCGAGGGACAAGAGTAGACCGTCGCTCTCATATCCTAGAAGGCGCCGTTGTTGGGTCCCTCTCCACCGTCGGAGAAGAAGCCCAAATCAGTCCGGGAGTGCGCGTTTGGCCCAGCAAAAAAATAGAGTCAGGAGCCATTTTGAACATTAACCTGATTTGGGGAACCATGGCCCAGCGCAATCTGTTCGGACAACAGGGCGTTTCTGGATTAGCCAACATAGACATCACCCCAGAATTTACCGTCAAACTCGGAGCCGCCTACGGCTCCACCTTAAAACCCGGTTCCATGATCACCGTATCCCGCGACCAACGCCCCATCTCCCGCATGGTCAGCCGTTCCCTCATTGCCGGATTAATGTCCACCGGAGTTCACATCCAGAACCTCGAATCCACCGCCATCCCCGTCGCCCGTACCGTCATCCCCACCCTCAGCGTCTCCGGGGGAATCCATGTCCGCCTCCACCCAGACCGCCCCGACTATATCCTGATTGAATTTTTCGATAAACAAGGCATTAACATTTCCAAAGCCAAAGAAAAGAAAATCGAGGGAACCTACTTTAAAGAAGATATCCGCCGGATGCCCATAGCCGACATTGGCACCATGACCTACGCTTCCCAAGTCTTAGACCTCTACAGTCGCTGTTTTGAGCGACAACTCAACGTTGCCGCCGTCCAAAACAGCCGCGCCAAAGTGGTGATTGATTACGTCTACGCCGTCACCGGGGCCATTTTACCCCGCTTACTGGCAAAATTTGGCTGTGATGCTGTGGTATTAAACGCCAGCTTAAGCCAGACCGCCGTTTCCAACGAAGAACGAGAAAACTTGCTAATTCAGTTAGGCCATGTCGTGGAGGCCGTGCGGGCGAATTTCGGCGTACAGGTATCTGCTAATGGAGAACAGTTAATTCTCGTCGATGAGGCAGGTTTACCCATTCGGGGCGAAACCCTGACCGCCCTAATGGTTAACATGATCATGACCGCTCATCCCCGGAGTACCGTTGTGGTGCCCGTGCAGACCTCCAGCGCCGTAGAAAAAATTGCCCGTCGTCATGATGGTCGCGTCATTCGCACCAAAGCCAGTCCCACGGCCTTGATGGAAGCAGCCCGGGCGAATCATAATGTGGTCTTAGGAGGGAGTGGGGAAATGGGCTTTATTTTTCCCAGTTTACATCCCGGATTTGATGCCATGTTCTGCATTGCCAAGTTAATTGAAATGTTAACCATTCAGGAACGTTCCTTAGCCCAAATTCGCGCCGAATTGCCCAAGGTGTGCCATAAAAACTACACAATGCGTTGTCCTTGGACAGTGAAAGGGGCTTTAATGCGTCATTTAGTAGAAACCCATGCTCCGGAAAATTTGGAGTTAATCGACGGGGTGAAAATCGTTAATCGGCAAAATGATAGCTGGATTTTGATTCTGCCTGATGCGGGAGAGCCATTGGTTCATTTGTATGCCAATAGTGACGATCGAGACTGGGTAGATCGGGTGTTATTGGAGTATCGTCAGCGTGTACAAGGGTTTATTGATCAGGAGGAGGGAGTGGATCTCTTGCAATTGGGTTAG
- a CDS encoding Uma2 family endonuclease, producing MTIAKSSPFGITRLPDHTQLPDSDGTFVKNFQEHPQSILLTDSIQPRLEQLHPDGQYAIGQDCGIYWRLTEPPEKGAECPDWFYVPNVPPALDGQFRRSYVLWQEFIPPLIALEFVSGDGSEERDRTPLSQLTENRQKPGKFWVYEQIIRPAFYAIYEVQRASVEVYHLIENHYELVQANQRGHYAIEPMGVELGIWQGRYGNVELPWLRWWDCEGNLLLTGDERAQIERERAQIERERAEEAQLALEQERQQRQQREQELEQERQRAARLAELLRSQGINPEEF from the coding sequence ATGACCATCGCCAAATCTTCGCCCTTCGGTATTACCCGCTTACCGGATCATACCCAACTCCCCGACTCCGACGGTACTTTTGTGAAAAACTTTCAGGAGCATCCCCAAAGTATCCTACTCACTGATTCCATCCAACCCCGATTAGAGCAACTCCATCCTGATGGACAGTATGCCATCGGTCAAGATTGTGGCATTTATTGGCGTTTAACTGAACCTCCCGAAAAGGGAGCGGAATGTCCCGACTGGTTTTATGTTCCTAATGTTCCTCCCGCTCTAGATGGACAATTTAGGCGTTCCTATGTGTTATGGCAAGAATTTATCCCCCCCCTGATTGCCCTTGAATTTGTCTCAGGAGATGGGTCCGAAGAGCGAGATAGAACTCCCCTATCACAATTAACAGAAAACCGCCAAAAACCGGGGAAATTCTGGGTCTATGAACAGATTATCCGTCCCGCGTTCTATGCCATCTATGAGGTACAACGGGCAAGTGTGGAGGTCTATCACTTGATCGAAAATCATTATGAGTTAGTCCAGGCCAACCAACGGGGGCATTATGCCATAGAACCGATGGGGGTAGAGTTGGGCATTTGGCAAGGACGCTATGGGAATGTAGAGTTGCCTTGGTTGCGCTGGTGGGATTGTGAGGGGAATTTATTGTTAACGGGGGATGAACGAGCGCAAATTGAACGAGAACGAGCGCAAATTGAACGAGAGCGAGCGGAAGAAGCTCAGTTGGCATTAGAGCAAGAACGGCAACAACGGCAACAACGGGAACAGGAGTTAGAGCAAGAACGACAACGGGCGGCAAGACTGGCGGAGTTGTTGCGTTCTCAGGGCATTAACCCAGAGGAATTTTGA
- a CDS encoding DUF4388 domain-containing protein, with amino-acid sequence MTPPTSTLNLLYSLLKKLGETTATGQLVLTAQNKRWYFFFYQGKLAHATTQTHRVRRWYRALRKHDHSWTPTDSDAFQREPWEYCVLLQEYQQKNSIIPKRKRF; translated from the coding sequence ATGACCCCTCCAACTTCTACCTTGAATCTTCTTTATTCCCTCCTGAAAAAGCTTGGGGAGACAACAGCCACAGGTCAATTAGTCCTCACTGCCCAGAACAAACGCTGGTATTTCTTCTTTTACCAAGGTAAATTAGCCCATGCTACCACCCAAACCCATCGCGTTCGGCGTTGGTATCGGGCATTACGGAAACATGACCATTCATGGACTCCCACGGACTCCGATGCTTTCCAACGAGAACCTTGGGAGTATTGTGTCCTCTTGCAAGAGTACCAACAGAAAAACTCCATTATTCCAAAGCGAAAGCGATTTTAA